The proteins below are encoded in one region of Paenibacillus albus:
- a CDS encoding SDR family NAD(P)-dependent oxidoreductase has product MGIFDGKVAVVTGGTSGIGLGAAQMYVKEGAHVFITGRRQAELDEALKLLGKNATGVQGDVSKLEDIDKLFETVKREKGHLDFLFANAGLGSLVPLQEITEEHYYKTFDVNVKGTIFTVKKALSLFPNEIGSIIVVGSLAAAHGDPAFSVYGGTKAAIRQMVRSWILDLKGTQIRVNVIHPGFINTPAYEHLFGKEALPAVLESMAEKTPLGRVGTAEDIAKVVKFLSSDDSAYVNGIELYVDGGAGQY; this is encoded by the coding sequence TATTTTTGATGGGAAAGTAGCAGTCGTAACGGGGGGTACTAGCGGAATCGGCCTTGGTGCCGCGCAGATGTACGTTAAGGAAGGCGCACATGTCTTCATTACCGGACGTAGACAGGCAGAACTCGATGAGGCTCTAAAATTGCTCGGAAAAAATGCGACAGGCGTCCAAGGCGACGTTTCCAAGTTGGAAGACATCGATAAATTGTTTGAAACCGTTAAGCGCGAGAAAGGTCATTTGGACTTCCTTTTTGCGAACGCGGGACTAGGCTCGCTAGTCCCTCTTCAAGAGATTACAGAGGAGCATTATTACAAAACGTTCGATGTTAACGTAAAAGGAACTATTTTTACGGTGAAAAAAGCTCTGTCTCTGTTCCCGAACGAGATCGGATCGATTATTGTTGTCGGATCATTGGCTGCTGCGCATGGAGATCCCGCTTTTAGCGTATACGGCGGAACGAAAGCAGCTATCAGACAAATGGTCCGCAGCTGGATATTGGATTTGAAGGGCACGCAAATTCGCGTCAATGTAATTCACCCTGGATTCATCAACACACCAGCCTACGAACATTTATTCGGCAAAGAAGCTTTGCCGGCTGTGCTGGAAAGCATGGCAGAAAAAACACCGCTCGGCAGAGTCGGCACAGCGGAAGACATCGCCAAAGTCGTCAAATTCCTGTCCTCGGATGACAGCGCGTATGTGAACGGTATCGAATTGTATGTAGACGGCGGAGCTGGCCAATATTAA
- a CDS encoding zinc-dependent alcohol dehydrogenase — MSNQMMNALAVTVLGKKAELISLPIPVADANSIVIKTAYSSVSIGTEMWIAEGKRNDYGEVPFVNGYQATGKVVAIGPGAENKVKLGDLVAVFCSGAHSEYVKASIDLVHKLSNPDSMQACSMFVQPSVAANAWNLANLQTGNIAYVVGQGLVGQCASMIAKLRGAYVIASDISEERLIRSRANCADWVINSTEENALDAILQQFPEGVDVVAESTGFTALLDDAMSACRRKGTFVFLGWYPDRASFHFQTPHEKQLNAVFPCFIGDRPVRESVIRWIEEGKLNMKALISHEIHWSEADYVYNQLFTSARNSYNGITIKWE, encoded by the coding sequence GTGTCTAACCAAATGATGAATGCTCTTGCGGTCACCGTTCTTGGAAAGAAGGCAGAGTTGATTTCCTTGCCAATACCGGTTGCAGACGCCAATTCGATCGTGATCAAAACCGCATACTCCAGCGTAAGTATCGGTACTGAGATGTGGATCGCGGAAGGGAAACGGAATGATTATGGTGAGGTCCCCTTCGTAAACGGTTATCAAGCAACCGGTAAGGTCGTTGCAATCGGCCCTGGAGCGGAAAACAAGGTCAAGCTCGGCGACCTGGTTGCTGTGTTCTGTTCCGGAGCCCACTCGGAATACGTCAAAGCTTCAATCGATCTCGTACATAAGTTGTCTAATCCAGATTCCATGCAGGCATGTTCCATGTTCGTGCAGCCAAGCGTTGCCGCAAACGCATGGAATCTTGCAAATCTGCAAACTGGCAATATTGCTTATGTTGTAGGACAAGGACTGGTTGGTCAATGCGCATCTATGATCGCGAAGCTTAGAGGCGCTTATGTAATCGCTTCGGATATTTCGGAGGAGCGTCTGATACGATCTCGTGCGAATTGTGCTGACTGGGTGATTAACTCTACGGAGGAAAATGCGCTTGACGCGATATTACAGCAATTCCCTGAAGGCGTCGATGTCGTTGCCGAGTCGACGGGCTTTACGGCGCTGCTCGATGACGCGATGTCCGCTTGCCGTAGGAAAGGAACTTTTGTCTTCTTAGGATGGTATCCGGATCGGGCAAGTTTTCATTTCCAAACGCCGCACGAAAAACAATTAAACGCCGTCTTCCCCTGTTTTATTGGCGATAGGCCAGTAAGAGAAAGCGTAATACGCTGGATCGAAGAAGGAAAACTGAATATGAAGGCACTTATATCGCATGAGATTCATTGGAGTGAAGCGGACTATGTTTATAATCAACTATTTACTTCTGCGCGTAATTCCTATAACGGAATTACGATCAAGTGGGAATAA
- a CDS encoding AraC family transcriptional regulator has protein sequence MDRILYGESFFRPRELFSIVRHAEVERDQWFYHSHDFLEICYVYRGSGFHRIGEMEYRVGRGDVFIINDGTKHAFYRGETDDELITYNLLFKPGFIDDRLLPFDDFSSLSLSYLFEGLWEDESQMVGLRLSMGNLNEIDLLLNDMSLEYNNAFSGYQAILRSYLIQFIVKMMRVLHLKGEELEDPRPRRSLSLIESAVKHLQANYAKSIAIEDLARKSFFSKNYFARLFKETTGMTVYQYGQQMRIEEASRLIKNTDKALGEIAREVGYTDYKTFFSAFRKLKEVSPQVYRDLK, from the coding sequence TCGTCATGCAGAAGTAGAACGAGATCAATGGTTTTATCATTCTCATGATTTTCTTGAGATTTGTTATGTATATAGAGGCTCCGGGTTTCATCGGATCGGGGAGATGGAATATCGCGTAGGTCGCGGCGATGTTTTTATTATCAATGATGGAACCAAGCATGCTTTCTATCGGGGCGAAACGGACGATGAATTAATTACATATAATCTGCTTTTTAAACCGGGATTTATTGATGATAGATTGCTGCCCTTCGACGACTTTTCCAGCCTTTCTCTGTCTTACTTATTCGAGGGCTTATGGGAGGATGAATCGCAGATGGTCGGGTTGCGGCTTTCTATGGGGAACTTGAACGAAATCGATCTTCTCTTAAATGATATGAGTCTAGAGTACAATAACGCCTTTTCAGGTTATCAGGCTATTCTCCGTTCGTATTTGATTCAATTTATCGTCAAAATGATGCGCGTGCTTCACCTGAAAGGGGAGGAACTCGAGGATCCTCGCCCTCGCCGCAGTTTATCCTTGATTGAGTCTGCAGTTAAGCATCTTCAAGCTAACTATGCGAAATCGATCGCTATCGAGGATTTGGCTCGCAAATCCTTCTTTAGTAAAAACTATTTCGCACGGTTGTTTAAAGAAACGACAGGCATGACCGTCTACCAGTACGGCCAGCAGATGCGAATCGAGGAAGCTTCCAGGCTGATTAAAAATACGGACAAGGCACTTGGAGAAATCGCTCGAGAGGTAGGCTACACGGACTATAAAACCTTTTTTTCGGCGTTCCGCAAGCTGAAAGAGGTATCCCCGCAGGTTTATCGGGACCTTAAATAA